From Hartmannibacter diazotrophicus, a single genomic window includes:
- a CDS encoding HlyD family secretion protein, with the protein MFEFLLCSMITILPDYLYRRRVQKKEWGRELTLFSIWYELRWGLSACALLTICILTVVFYYHPSTSNVASAFRTVTILPESGGRVAEVAVQNNQRVEAGQLLFRLDDSLQRAAAETAQRQVEEIDASITVAQSELASADGLVTEAEGALEQARSELRRAEDLVSRNSSVVSQSEVDRLRNQLASREGSLNAAIANKAAVEAKITTLLPAQKASAEAALDQANIALAKTRVYAGVSGTLEQFALQPGDYVSAIMRPAGLLVPDFAGRGRFVAGFEQISTQVLKPGMVAEISCASKPFTVIPMVITQIQDVIATGQVRPTDQLLDSRVRQAPGTITVYMEPLFEGTTDDIPPGSQCLGNAYTSHHAQLASGDADFLTSLVYHTIDTVGVVHAAGLRLRSLFMPFQILVFSGH; encoded by the coding sequence GTGTTTGAGTTCCTTCTCTGCTCGATGATCACCATCCTGCCGGATTATCTCTACCGGCGCCGTGTCCAGAAGAAGGAGTGGGGACGCGAACTGACGCTCTTCTCGATCTGGTACGAATTGCGCTGGGGCCTCAGCGCCTGCGCCCTCCTGACGATCTGCATCCTGACGGTCGTCTTCTACTACCATCCCTCGACCTCCAACGTGGCGTCGGCCTTCCGTACCGTCACGATCCTTCCGGAAAGCGGCGGGCGGGTCGCAGAGGTCGCCGTGCAAAACAACCAGCGGGTCGAGGCGGGGCAACTACTCTTCCGGCTCGACGATTCCCTGCAGCGCGCCGCCGCCGAGACGGCCCAGCGGCAGGTGGAGGAAATCGACGCCTCGATCACTGTCGCGCAGTCCGAGCTTGCCTCGGCGGACGGTCTGGTGACCGAGGCCGAGGGCGCTCTGGAACAGGCCCGCAGCGAGCTTCGCCGCGCCGAGGATCTCGTCAGCCGCAACAGCAGCGTGGTCAGCCAGAGCGAGGTCGACCGGCTGCGCAACCAGCTTGCCAGCCGCGAGGGTTCGCTCAACGCGGCCATCGCCAACAAGGCCGCCGTCGAGGCCAAGATCACCACGCTCCTGCCAGCGCAGAAGGCGAGCGCCGAGGCGGCGCTGGATCAGGCGAACATCGCGCTTGCCAAGACAAGGGTCTATGCCGGCGTCAGCGGAACTCTGGAGCAGTTCGCACTTCAGCCCGGCGACTATGTCAGTGCCATCATGCGGCCCGCTGGCCTTCTCGTGCCGGACTTTGCGGGACGGGGACGTTTCGTTGCGGGATTCGAGCAGATTTCGACGCAGGTCCTCAAGCCGGGGATGGTTGCCGAGATCTCTTGCGCGTCCAAACCCTTCACGGTCATCCCGATGGTCATCACGCAGATCCAGGACGTCATCGCGACGGGTCAGGTCCGTCCGACCGATCAACTGCTGGATTCGCGGGTCAGACAGGCTCCCGGCACCATCACGGTCTACATGGAGCCGCTGTTCGAGGGGACGACGGACGACATTCCTCCCGGCAGCCAGTGTCTGGGAAATGCCTATACCAGCCACCACGCCCAGCTGGCGTCGGGCGATGCCGACTTCCTGACGTCCCTCGTCTACCACACGATCGACACGGTGGGCGTCGTCCATGCAGCCGGTCTGCGGCTGAGGTCCCTGTTCATGCCCTTCCAGATCCTGGTGTTTTCAGGCCACTAA
- a CDS encoding ABC transporter permease, whose translation MNSRLSWFNTTSLTFGFAFLYLPIILLIIFSFNESKLVTVWAGFSTKWYVEMWNNQGLMDAAWVTVRIGLLSATCATVLGTLGALALNRFTRFPGRTLFSGMIYAPLVMPDVITGLSLLLLFVAMDFARGFWTVLIAHITFSLCYVAVVVQSRLVTFDRSMEEAAQDLGCPPVKTFFQITLPLILPAVVAGWMLALTLSLDDLVISSFASGPGATTLPMKIYSQVRLGVTPEINAISTILVGIVTLGVILTSIMTKRAEVERQRAERLAAATP comes from the coding sequence ATGAACTCCCGTCTGTCGTGGTTCAACACCACGTCCCTTACCTTCGGCTTCGCCTTTCTCTATCTGCCGATCATTCTGCTCATCATCTTCTCCTTCAACGAGTCGAAGCTCGTCACCGTCTGGGCCGGCTTTTCGACCAAATGGTATGTGGAGATGTGGAACAACCAGGGGCTCATGGACGCGGCCTGGGTCACGGTCCGCATCGGCCTCCTGTCGGCCACCTGCGCCACCGTCCTCGGAACGCTGGGGGCTCTGGCGCTCAACCGCTTCACGCGCTTTCCGGGCCGGACCCTCTTTTCCGGCATGATCTACGCGCCGCTCGTCATGCCGGACGTCATCACCGGCCTGTCGCTGCTGCTGCTCTTCGTCGCCATGGATTTCGCTCGCGGCTTCTGGACGGTGCTGATCGCCCACATCACCTTCTCGCTCTGCTACGTGGCCGTCGTGGTGCAGTCGCGCCTCGTCACCTTCGACCGGTCCATGGAGGAGGCGGCGCAGGATCTCGGCTGCCCGCCGGTGAAGACCTTCTTCCAGATCACCCTGCCGCTCATCCTGCCGGCGGTGGTGGCGGGCTGGATGCTGGCGCTAACCCTCTCGCTCGACGATCTGGTGATCTCCAGCTTCGCGTCGGGACCGGGGGCGACGACGCTGCCGATGAAAATCTACAGCCAGGTGCGCCTCGGCGTGACGCCGGAGATCAACGCCATCTCCACGATCCTCGTCGGGATCGTCACATTGGGCGTCATCCTGACGTCGATCATGACCAAGCGCGCCGAGGTGGAGCGTCAGCGGGCGGAACGTCTGGCCGCGGCAACGCCCTGA
- a CDS encoding LysE family translocator, with product MTLEFLLTSLVIVIAPGTGVLYTLAAGLSRGARISVVAAFACTLGIVPHMVAAVTGLAALLHTSALAFQSLKIVGVLYLLYLAWSMIRERGALVIDEQPPRKSAGDIIVTGILVNVLNPKLSIFFFAFLPQFISPQEPHALAAMLEMSAVFMAMTFVVFVGYGVFAAWIRTWLMSRPRILTWMNRCFAGVFVLLGVKLALADR from the coding sequence ATGACCCTCGAATTCCTTCTGACGTCCCTCGTGATCGTCATCGCGCCCGGCACGGGCGTGCTCTATACGCTCGCCGCGGGTCTCTCCCGCGGCGCCCGGATCAGCGTGGTCGCGGCCTTCGCCTGCACCCTCGGGATCGTGCCGCACATGGTCGCGGCGGTGACCGGGCTGGCCGCGCTGCTTCACACCAGCGCACTGGCCTTCCAGTCGCTGAAGATCGTCGGCGTCCTCTACCTGCTCTATCTCGCCTGGTCGATGATCCGCGAGCGCGGCGCGCTGGTGATTGACGAGCAGCCGCCGCGCAAATCCGCCGGCGACATCATTGTCACCGGCATTCTGGTCAACGTGCTGAACCCGAAGCTCTCGATCTTCTTCTTTGCCTTTCTGCCCCAGTTCATCAGTCCGCAGGAACCGCACGCCCTCGCAGCGATGCTGGAGATGAGTGCCGTCTTCATGGCGATGACCTTCGTCGTCTTCGTCGGCTACGGTGTCTTCGCGGCCTGGATCAGGACCTGGCTCATGTCCCGTCCGCGCATTCTCACCTGGATGAACCGGTGCTTTGCCGGCGTTTTCGTGCTGCTCGGCGTCAAGCTCGCGCTCGCCGACCGCTGA
- a CDS encoding ABC transporter permease subunit produces MSSADTPKGAPSRYSKYLVVAVPYVWLLVFFLAPFLIIFKMSFSTTAIAMPPYTPAFDGFTGFWAKIGQLSFDNYSWLLSDDLYIRAYLSSLRIAVVSTVILLLIGYPVAYAMARAPSTIRPTLLMMMILPFWTSFLIRVYAWIGILKPEGLLTVALQWLHIFGPDEQVRIFNTEWAVYIGIVYSYLPFMVLPLYSALEKLDGTLLEAAQDLGCRPIKTFWVITFPLSMPGVIAGSFLCFIPIMGEFVIPDLLGGSGTLMIGRTLWVEFFSNRDWPLSAAVAVILLLILVVPIVLFQNHVAKSQEAGR; encoded by the coding sequence ATGTCATCCGCCGATACCCCCAAGGGCGCGCCGAGCCGCTACAGCAAGTATCTCGTCGTCGCCGTTCCCTATGTCTGGCTGCTCGTTTTTTTCCTGGCGCCGTTCCTGATCATCTTCAAGATGTCGTTTTCGACGACGGCAATCGCGATGCCGCCGTATACCCCGGCCTTTGACGGCTTCACCGGCTTCTGGGCGAAGATCGGCCAACTGAGCTTCGACAACTACAGCTGGCTCCTGAGCGACGATCTCTACATCCGCGCCTATCTGTCGAGCCTGAGGATCGCCGTCGTCTCGACGGTTATCCTTCTGCTGATCGGCTATCCGGTCGCCTACGCCATGGCCCGGGCGCCGTCGACGATCCGGCCGACGCTGCTCATGATGATGATCCTGCCCTTCTGGACCTCCTTCCTCATCCGCGTCTACGCCTGGATCGGGATCCTGAAGCCGGAGGGACTGCTGACTGTCGCCCTGCAATGGCTCCACATCTTCGGCCCCGATGAGCAGGTCCGCATCTTCAACACCGAATGGGCGGTCTACATCGGCATCGTCTATTCCTATCTGCCCTTCATGGTGCTGCCGCTCTATTCGGCGCTCGAAAAGCTCGACGGCACCTTGCTCGAGGCGGCCCAGGATCTCGGTTGCCGGCCGATCAAGACCTTCTGGGTCATCACCTTTCCGCTGTCGATGCCCGGCGTGATCGCGGGCTCCTTCCTCTGCTTCATTCCGATCATGGGCGAATTCGTCATTCCCGATCTGCTCGGCGGGTCCGGAACGCTGATGATCGGCCGGACGCTCTGGGTGGAGTTCTTCTCCAACCGCGACTGGCCGCTGTCGGCCGCCGTGGCGGTCATCCTCCTGTTGATCCTTGTGGTCCCGATCGTTCTCTTCCAGAACCACGTCGCCAAGTCGCAGGAGGCCGGCCGATGA
- a CDS encoding TrkH family potassium uptake protein, with protein MVIDFRPIFFVVGVLTSTFGPLLLLCALVDLAAQNPDWQTFVIAAMLVMGCGSLLATANWGAPLQLSLRQGFMLTVMSWLFLSLVGSLPFYFSHYGFSFADAFFESVSGITTTGASIIDDIDGLAPGLLMWRALLNWVGGLGVIAMGIVLLPFLRISGMQLFKMESSDVGNKATARIVDMVRQIAILYLSITALSVLLLLLGGVNFFDAVVHSFAAIATGGFSSHTASVGWFQSTYVEMVLAVVMLLGGLTFTNMLQIFHGRPGLFLRDEQTIFFLKMIGIIVLSIALWRIIADPGEEPIRIIWSTIFNVISVITTTGFASEDYTRWGPFPETMFMMITLFGGCTGSTAGGIKAFRLLMMLRMMRGQLLTRIQPRRVVRVTYNERVVEDEILRSIGAFVFMTLMAVGVFTLVVSATGIDFVTSFSAVAQAVANVGPGIGPIVGPSGNYSSLPDLAKWVLSFCMLLGRLEIIVVVVVLSPAYWDR; from the coding sequence TTGGTCATCGATTTTCGGCCCATCTTTTTCGTTGTTGGCGTCCTGACGTCCACCTTCGGCCCGCTGCTGCTGCTCTGCGCCCTGGTGGATCTCGCCGCGCAAAACCCCGACTGGCAGACCTTCGTCATCGCCGCCATGCTGGTCATGGGTTGTGGCAGCCTGCTTGCGACGGCCAACTGGGGCGCGCCGCTGCAGCTCTCGCTGCGCCAGGGCTTCATGCTGACCGTCATGTCATGGCTCTTTCTCAGCCTTGTCGGCTCGCTGCCCTTCTATTTCTCGCACTACGGCTTTTCCTTCGCCGACGCCTTCTTCGAATCGGTCTCGGGCATCACGACGACGGGTGCGAGCATCATCGACGACATCGACGGCCTCGCGCCGGGCCTCCTGATGTGGCGGGCGCTGCTCAACTGGGTCGGCGGCCTCGGCGTGATCGCGATGGGCATCGTGCTGCTGCCGTTCCTGCGGATTTCAGGCATGCAGCTTTTCAAGATGGAAAGCTCCGACGTCGGCAACAAGGCGACTGCCCGCATCGTCGACATGGTTCGCCAGATCGCCATCCTCTACCTCAGCATCACCGCGCTCAGCGTGCTGCTGCTCCTGCTTGGCGGCGTCAACTTCTTCGACGCCGTGGTCCACTCCTTCGCGGCAATCGCCACCGGCGGCTTCTCCTCGCACACGGCTTCCGTAGGCTGGTTCCAGAGCACCTATGTCGAGATGGTGCTGGCGGTCGTGATGCTGCTCGGCGGCCTGACCTTCACCAACATGCTGCAGATCTTCCACGGCCGTCCCGGCCTGTTCCTCCGCGACGAACAGACGATCTTCTTCCTGAAGATGATCGGCATCATCGTGCTGTCGATCGCGCTCTGGCGCATCATCGCTGATCCCGGCGAGGAGCCGATCCGGATCATCTGGTCGACGATCTTCAACGTCATCTCGGTCATCACGACGACGGGCTTTGCCAGCGAGGACTACACCCGCTGGGGGCCGTTCCCCGAGACGATGTTCATGATGATCACGCTCTTCGGCGGCTGTACCGGGTCGACGGCCGGCGGCATCAAGGCCTTCCGCCTGCTGATGATGCTGCGCATGATGCGCGGACAGTTGCTGACCCGCATCCAGCCGCGCCGCGTCGTGCGCGTGACCTACAACGAGCGCGTCGTCGAGGATGAAATCCTGCGATCCATCGGCGCTTTTGTCTTCATGACGCTGATGGCGGTCGGCGTCTTCACGCTGGTGGTCTCGGCGACGGGGATCGACTTCGTCACGTCCTTCTCGGCGGTCGCCCAGGCGGTGGCCAACGTCGGCCCCGGCATCGGACCGATCGTCGGGCCGTCCGGCAACTATTCCTCCCTGCCGGACCTTGCCAAATGGGTCCTGAGCTTCTGCATGCTGCTCGGGCGTCTCGAAATCATCGTGGTGGTGGTCGTGCTGTCGCCGGCCTACTGGGATCGGTAA